In a genomic window of Aeromonas veronii:
- a CDS encoding amidohydrolase produces MTLEHLILWRRDLHRLPEAAWKEFRTTSLIAHHLSELGYRIVLGDKLLASNLMMGRDVDVAAEKARARRQGAHPDWLERIGDVTGLMGELDTGRPGPTLAFRFDIDAVEVEESDAEQHQPQQEGFTSHNKGWMHACAHDGHTAIGMGLASQLMTMKEQLCGRIKLFFQPAEEGCRGGKALAAGGALDDVDALLSLHIGIHAGSGELVINPTEFLCSTKFDVHFMGTAAHAGLEPNAGSNALAAACMATTAMLGIPRHRDGMTRINVGQLHGGSGRNVIPDHAELHGETRGADSALNDYMFSQVQRIVEGTALAHGVTYRIIKQGEAIALDNSPALQAELAALARKQGLATIQTRRFGASEDAGFLMERVQKQGGEAAYLILGADLAAPHHHNEFDFDERVMQSGVELLAAWIHARLSI; encoded by the coding sequence ATGACCCTTGAGCACCTGATCCTGTGGCGCCGCGACCTGCACCGCCTGCCGGAAGCCGCCTGGAAAGAGTTTCGCACCACCAGCCTGATTGCCCACCACCTGAGCGAGCTCGGTTATCGCATTGTGCTCGGCGACAAACTGCTGGCCAGCAATCTGATGATGGGGCGCGATGTCGATGTGGCGGCCGAGAAGGCTCGCGCCCGCCGTCAGGGAGCCCATCCCGACTGGCTGGAGCGGATCGGCGATGTCACCGGGCTGATGGGAGAGCTGGATACCGGCCGTCCCGGCCCGACCCTGGCCTTTCGCTTCGACATAGATGCGGTGGAGGTGGAAGAGTCCGACGCCGAACAACACCAGCCGCAGCAGGAGGGTTTTACCTCCCACAACAAGGGGTGGATGCACGCCTGCGCTCACGATGGCCACACCGCCATCGGCATGGGGCTGGCCAGCCAGCTGATGACGATGAAAGAGCAGCTTTGCGGTCGCATCAAGCTCTTCTTCCAACCCGCCGAAGAGGGGTGCCGCGGTGGCAAGGCGCTGGCCGCCGGGGGAGCACTCGATGACGTGGATGCCCTGCTCTCGCTCCATATCGGTATTCACGCCGGTAGCGGCGAGCTGGTGATCAACCCCACCGAGTTTCTCTGCTCCACCAAGTTCGACGTCCACTTTATGGGCACCGCCGCCCACGCGGGGCTCGAACCCAACGCCGGTAGCAATGCGCTGGCCGCCGCCTGCATGGCCACCACCGCCATGCTCGGCATTCCCCGCCACCGCGACGGCATGACCCGCATCAACGTCGGCCAGCTTCACGGCGGCAGCGGGCGCAACGTCATTCCTGACCATGCCGAGCTGCACGGTGAAACCCGTGGCGCCGACAGTGCCCTCAACGACTACATGTTCAGTCAGGTACAGCGCATCGTCGAAGGGACCGCCCTCGCCCACGGTGTCACCTATCGCATCATCAAGCAGGGTGAGGCCATTGCCCTCGACAACAGCCCGGCACTGCAGGCCGAGCTGGCGGCGCTGGCCCGCAAGCAGGGGCTCGCCACCATCCAGACTCGCCGCTTTGGCGCCAGCGAAGATGCCGGTTTTCTGATGGAGCGGGTGCAAAAACAGGGGGGCGAAGCGGCTTACCTCATTCTGGGGGCCGATCTGGCGGCACCACACCATCACAACGAATTCGATTTCGATGAGCGGGTGATGCAAAGCGGGGTCGAGCTGCTGGCCGCCTGGATACACGCCAGGTTAAGCATCTGA